A window of Pyrus communis chromosome 3, drPyrComm1.1, whole genome shotgun sequence genomic DNA:
ACGGTGGGTATAAAGCCttaaaattaagttaataatTTCCTTAAAAAATTCCCAGTTCTTTCTCAGTTCCCCCTCCCCGGCCGCCATCAATCCCCGCCTCTCCCCGGCATATACCTCCATCGAAACCACCACCTTTCCTTCCATCTGAtactctgagagagagagagagagagagagagagagaatgggtaAGAACGAGAAGACGGGTCTGGGTAGGGCTCTGGTGAGACAGCACAACCAGCTGGTTCAGCAAACGAAAGAGAAAGGCCTGATGTACAAGAGGCAGCAGAAGAAGGTTCTCGAATCCGTCACCGAAGTCAGCGACATCGACGCCATCGTCGAACAAGCTGACGAGGCCGACCGCCTCTTCTCCCTCGACCACCCTGCCCCTAACCTCCTCATCGACCTGTAAGTTCTGTTTTATTTCCCCCTTTTACCCCTCCAATCAATCAAATTTTCCAAATTCCTCTGGTTTTTATGGGATTATCGAAttgatttttatgtaattttgctATGAGAGAAGAGATGGAAATGAGATAACCCCGGAGCAGGGGAGGGAgcagaagaggaaagaggaggcCTTGCACGCCGGAAGTCTGCGGGTGCCGCGGAGGCCTGCGTGGACCCCTCAAATGTCTGTGGAGGAGCTGGATAACAATGAAAGGCAAGCCTTCTTGACTTGGCGCAGAAGCCTTGCCAGGCTTGAGGAGAACGACAAGCTTCTCCTTACTCCTTTCGAGAAGAACCTCGATATTTGGAGGCAGCTATGGCGGGTTGTCGAGCGTAGCGATTTGGTAAGATAGGCCAATGGCCTTGTCTCTGTTTCAATGTCACTATGAATCATTGTTGTGTAATAATATTGTGCTGTATTTTATTTCAGCTTGTGATGGTTGTTGATGCGCGAGACCCGCTATTCTATCGCTGCCCTGATCTTGAGGTAATGTTATCAATTTTATCATTCGTTTACATTACCTTGTCGTGTTTGTTGACAAATGGATGATAGGTGGATAAGCACATTGTTTAACCTTTGAAATGTGATTAATTGGTGGCAGTGCTTGATAGCGATATAGCTTTCAAAAATGACGAATGTGACAAAATTACTTAACACTCATTGGTTCTAGAAACAAGAACATTCACTTGTGAGGTTTCAAAAGAACGAGTTGTTACTGTTAACCGTGTGTTTAGTAACATATAGAGTGCTAACAGGATTAAGTTAGTTTATACCTGTTACAAAGAAAGAGATGTTGTAACTTTTTGCCATCATTCTTGATGGTGAGTCCCTTCCATTGAATTTTCAGGGGACAAGTCGTTTAAAGTTTTCTATCAAGATACTTTGAAATGGAGAAACCCTGAGCCTTTCCTTTTTAACTAGAGGATAACTTTGAATAACAGTACTTATCTTTACTTAATGCAGGTTTATGCACGAGAGGTCGACAAGCACAAAAGGACAATGCTTCTTGTTAACAAAGCAGATCTCTTACCTTTATCTGTTAGGTTCGTACTTTTGTAACCATGATCAGCTGATCTGTTCTCCAACTTCACACCCttctaaaatatttttattacttgtttttttttttttttttttttctttttttcagagAGAAGTGGGCTAATTATTTCTGTTCGCAAGATATTCTCTTTGTGTTTTGGTCGGCTAAAGCCGCTACAGCAGCTACAGAAGGGAAAAATCTCAGTTCCCCGTGGACAGAAGATAACCTGCACGAGTCAGAAGACCCTGATACTAAAATATATGGGAGGATTGAGCTATTGGCTCGTTTACAATCTGAGGCAGAAGAAATAGTCAGACTGAGGAAATCAGGATCCAATGATTCTCGAAGTGGAAGTGTTGTTGGAAATTCAGCTTCCAGTAATGTAGTTGTGGGATTTGTTGGATATCCAAATGTGGGAAAGAGCTCGACTATTAATGCCTTGGTAGGCCAGAAGAAGACAGGTGTTACCTCTACTCCTGGGAAGACAAAGCATTTCCAAACATTGATTATGTCTGATGAGTTAATGCTATGTGATTGCCCTGGATTAGTCTTTCCATCGTTTTCAAGCTCTAGACATGAGATGATTGCTTCTGGTGTATTGCCAATTGATCGAATGACCGAGAATAGGGAGGCTGTGCAGGTAGTGGCCAATCGAGTTCCAAGACATGTTATTGAGGCGGTTTACAGGATTGATCTGCCCAAACCCAAATCCTATGAACTGCAGTCCCGACCACCTCTGGCAGCAGAATTTTTGAGGGCCTATTGTGCCTCTCGTGGTTATGTTGCCTCAAGTGGACTTCCTGATGAAACAAAAGCTGCCCGCCAAATTTT
This region includes:
- the LOC137728767 gene encoding GTPase LSG1-2-like, whose protein sequence is MGKNEKTGLGRALVRQHNQLVQQTKEKGLMYKRQQKKVLESVTEVSDIDAIVEQADEADRLFSLDHPAPNLLIDLDGNEITPEQGREQKRKEEALHAGSLRVPRRPAWTPQMSVEELDNNERQAFLTWRRSLARLEENDKLLLTPFEKNLDIWRQLWRVVERSDLLVMVVDARDPLFYRCPDLEVYAREVDKHKRTMLLVNKADLLPLSVREKWANYFCSQDILFVFWSAKAATAATEGKNLSSPWTEDNLHESEDPDTKIYGRIELLARLQSEAEEIVRLRKSGSNDSRSGSVVGNSASSNVVVGFVGYPNVGKSSTINALVGQKKTGVTSTPGKTKHFQTLIMSDELMLCDCPGLVFPSFSSSRHEMIASGVLPIDRMTENREAVQVVANRVPRHVIEAVYRIDLPKPKSYELQSRPPLAAEFLRAYCASRGYVASSGLPDETKAARQILKDYIDGKLPHYQMPPGMTAEEDDVGNVLPEHHKSGSSDDENSEDDEGEDEPELDHALEDLNSFDIANGLATKKKVAVRKPTAPHKQHKKTQRKKDRSWRVGNDGGDGMPVVRVFQKPANTGPVKVG